A part of Melittangium boletus DSM 14713 genomic DNA contains:
- a CDS encoding BatA domain-containing protein, with the protein MTFAHPWMLLGALAALIPVLVHLFDRRRPRPHPFGPMAFVLRSQKRTASRLKLKRLLLYALRTLILLALPIALAMPEFRRDENAAAVVKGPAATAIVLDASLSMRWSDGKSLFERAREEARDALADLRPEEPATVLVCTDAPDAPVAPAFDRARLRQLIDEAAPTYAAADLSRCLDLAARALEDSPIAGKRLVVVSDLTAGSLRLESPAPTVKSPTGEPVRPEVVLRDAAEGLDALPNHALVDLKVEPALQAGPRAFQFTFTVKNFSETPLKDLEAAVRVGDTTLGKGFVDVPANGTAQKTLTVRFTQGGTIVGEGTLTPDGLAEDDRRAFVLAVPRPLKALVVNGSPNATRYRDEAFFVEAALSAPGSPVQAAVRDTSAAWREDLSQYDLVFLLNVSAPEETEAAALTSFVRNGGGLFISMGDHVDPDAYNARLGALLPRRMRLVRTSVERDDPAADDQAAKLAQVTTEHPLFAPFTGRAEEGLTGAHFYRYMLLEAEGGSDAQEGTNQVLAAYQDGAPSVAVARRGRGRVALFTSTVDRDWTDFPIRTSFLPLMQRFAAYLTGSLEEREEQRVRVGETLSLRPEGNQTISAVKSPEGQDVPVKPQPDGAVVVGPVHEPGTFSVLGADSKPVPSLAFASTLDPSESDLSRLPQDTLSAHFGEETVKASTSDAERPPVPLWTWLIAAAALAFFLEGTLLRK; encoded by the coding sequence GTGACGTTCGCGCATCCATGGATGCTACTCGGGGCGCTGGCGGCGCTCATCCCGGTGCTGGTGCACCTGTTCGACCGGCGGCGGCCCCGGCCCCACCCCTTCGGCCCCATGGCCTTCGTGCTGCGCAGCCAGAAGCGCACCGCGAGCCGGCTCAAGCTCAAGCGGCTGCTGCTCTACGCGCTGCGCACGCTCATCCTGCTCGCGCTGCCCATCGCGCTCGCCATGCCGGAGTTCCGGCGGGACGAGAACGCGGCGGCGGTGGTGAAGGGTCCGGCGGCCACGGCCATCGTGCTGGATGCGTCCCTGTCCATGCGCTGGTCGGACGGCAAGTCGCTCTTCGAGCGCGCCCGGGAAGAGGCCCGTGACGCGCTCGCGGACCTGCGCCCCGAGGAGCCCGCGACGGTGCTCGTGTGCACGGACGCACCCGACGCTCCCGTGGCGCCCGCCTTCGACCGCGCGCGGCTGCGCCAGCTCATCGACGAGGCGGCCCCCACGTACGCGGCGGCGGACCTGTCGCGCTGCCTGGACCTGGCGGCGCGCGCGCTGGAGGACAGCCCCATCGCGGGCAAGCGCCTGGTGGTGGTGTCGGACCTGACGGCGGGCTCGCTGCGGCTGGAGTCCCCGGCGCCCACGGTGAAGAGCCCCACGGGCGAGCCGGTGCGGCCCGAGGTGGTGCTGCGCGACGCGGCCGAGGGCCTGGACGCCCTGCCCAACCACGCGCTGGTGGATTTGAAGGTGGAGCCCGCGCTGCAAGCGGGTCCGCGCGCCTTCCAGTTCACCTTCACGGTGAAGAACTTCTCCGAGACCCCCCTCAAGGACCTGGAGGCGGCGGTGCGCGTGGGAGACACCACGCTCGGCAAGGGCTTCGTGGACGTGCCCGCCAACGGCACGGCGCAGAAGACGCTGACGGTGCGCTTCACCCAGGGCGGCACCATCGTCGGCGAGGGCACGCTGACGCCGGACGGGCTGGCCGAGGATGACCGGCGCGCCTTCGTGCTGGCGGTGCCTCGGCCGCTGAAGGCGCTGGTGGTGAACGGAAGCCCCAACGCCACGCGCTACCGGGACGAGGCCTTCTTCGTGGAGGCGGCGCTGTCGGCCCCGGGCTCGCCCGTGCAGGCGGCGGTGCGGGACACCTCGGCCGCGTGGCGCGAGGACCTGTCGCAGTACGACCTGGTGTTCCTGCTCAACGTGTCCGCGCCCGAGGAGACGGAGGCGGCGGCGCTCACGAGCTTCGTGCGGAACGGCGGCGGCCTGTTCATCAGCATGGGCGACCACGTGGACCCCGATGCGTACAACGCCCGGCTCGGCGCGCTGCTGCCGCGCCGCATGCGCCTGGTGCGCACGAGCGTGGAGCGCGATGACCCGGCCGCGGACGATCAGGCGGCGAAGCTCGCGCAGGTGACCACGGAGCATCCGCTCTTCGCGCCCTTCACGGGCCGCGCGGAGGAGGGCCTCACGGGCGCGCACTTCTATCGTTATATGCTCCTGGAGGCGGAGGGCGGCTCGGACGCCCAGGAAGGCACCAACCAGGTGCTGGCCGCCTACCAGGATGGCGCTCCGTCCGTGGCGGTGGCGCGGCGCGGCCGGGGCCGGGTGGCGCTCTTCACCAGCACGGTGGACCGCGACTGGACGGACTTCCCCATCCGCACGAGCTTCCTGCCGCTCATGCAGCGCTTCGCGGCGTACCTGACGGGCTCGCTGGAGGAGCGCGAGGAACAGCGGGTGCGCGTGGGCGAGACGCTGTCCCTGCGTCCCGAGGGCAACCAGACGATCTCGGCGGTGAAGTCACCGGAGGGCCAGGACGTGCCCGTGAAGCCCCAGCCGGATGGCGCGGTGGTGGTGGGGCCCGTGCATGAACCGGGAACGTTCTCGGTGCTGGGCGCGGACAGCAAGCCCGTGCCGTCGCTCGCCTTCGCCTCCACGCTCGACCCCTCCGAGAGCGACCTGTCACGCCTGCCCCAGGACACGCTCTCCGCGCACTTCGGCGAGGAGACGGTAAAGGCATCCACCTCCGACGCGGAGCGCCCGCCCGTCCCCCTGTGGACGTGGCTCATCGCCGCCGCTGCGCTCGCCTTCTTCCTCGAGGGAACGCTGCTGCGCAAGTAG
- a CDS encoding response regulator, with protein sequence MCTVLVVDDESDLLELYTDILEVMGYHVIQAHDGWQALEIAHRERPDLIVTDWMMPRLDGVELCLRVLKDPALRTVPIILHSSRRAPHLPGIHVLSKGCPLEEFEDTVAEVLDGASNALPISEEASRLAC encoded by the coding sequence ATGTGCACGGTGCTCGTCGTCGACGATGAATCAGACCTTCTGGAACTCTATACCGACATCCTGGAAGTCATGGGTTACCACGTCATCCAGGCACACGATGGATGGCAGGCGCTGGAGATCGCCCACCGCGAGCGGCCCGACCTGATCGTGACGGACTGGATGATGCCCCGCCTGGATGGGGTCGAACTCTGTCTGCGAGTCCTCAAGGATCCAGCGCTTCGGACCGTCCCCATCATCCTGCACAGCTCCCGGCGGGCGCCCCACCTTCCGGGCATCCACGTTCTGTCCAAGGGGTGCCCCCTGGAGGAGTTCGAGGACACGGTGGCCGAGGTGCTCGATGGCGCCTCGAACGCTCTTCCCATTTCCGAGGAGGCGTCGAGGCTGGCCTGTTGA
- a CDS encoding DNA/RNA non-specific endonuclease: MRVYKAEGAIIRRQGPVFRSALNPLCLCKVNPLGEQALAMPLDTEKGHLLGLSIGGPDSAYNLVPMTRSLNQGDWATMEAAIHRDTSIKRMCVTLTYADDTAYCPESIKVVVFKRDQWEEWPGSPFPMPMVELENIVQRRLPARTEARLLAILQEAKNQLEDKDWKLEEQEGGTRFKGCLPGEQEPRKYAVLDYLLLAKEDEYDELQNALAPNTSNFAISKQNNFAAGQLAMIRGVNRLWNEGWLRSDESGERLSDNGTHTGPHVDHMVAKANNGPNAFSNARVISARENMSKGRGNT, from the coding sequence ATGCGCGTCTATAAAGCGGAAGGCGCGATCATTCGGCGGCAGGGACCGGTGTTCCGAAGTGCGCTCAACCCCCTGTGTCTGTGTAAGGTCAACCCGCTGGGCGAGCAGGCGCTGGCCATGCCCCTGGACACGGAGAAGGGTCACCTTCTGGGACTCTCGATCGGGGGTCCAGACAGCGCCTACAACCTGGTTCCCATGACCCGGAGCTTGAATCAGGGAGATTGGGCCACCATGGAGGCGGCCATCCACCGCGACACCTCCATCAAGCGCATGTGCGTGACGCTCACCTATGCGGATGACACCGCGTACTGCCCAGAGTCAATCAAGGTCGTGGTTTTCAAGCGGGATCAGTGGGAGGAGTGGCCCGGCAGTCCCTTCCCCATGCCGATGGTGGAGCTGGAGAACATCGTCCAGAGGCGTTTGCCCGCGCGGACCGAGGCACGCTTGTTGGCCATTCTCCAGGAGGCCAAGAATCAGCTCGAGGACAAGGACTGGAAGCTGGAAGAACAAGAGGGGGGCACGAGATTCAAGGGGTGCCTGCCTGGGGAGCAGGAACCACGCAAATATGCCGTCCTCGATTACCTCTTGCTGGCGAAAGAGGACGAATACGATGAGCTGCAAAACGCATTGGCTCCCAACACCAGCAATTTCGCGATCAGCAAGCAGAACAACTTCGCGGCGGGACAACTCGCGATGATCCGTGGGGTCAACAGGCTCTGGAATGAGGGATGGCTTCGCTCGGACGAATCCGGGGAGAGGTTGTCCGACAACGGAACGCACACGGGGCCGCACGTCGACCATATGGTCGCCAAGGCCAACAACGGTCCCAATGCGTTCAGCAATGCGCGGGTGATCAGCGCCAGGGAGAACATGTCCAAGGGCCGTGGCAATACCTGA
- the tssK gene encoding type VI secretion system baseplate subunit TssK encodes MSVHPSLPAAVQWHEGMLLAPQHFQVQEERHEALLHFHLSQAAPFHWGIRRLEYDRSRLLTGHLQVRTLEALLPDGLVLSYAAAEGAEPLQLSLSELKDVDWRDPVRLHVAVPSERLGEPSRYVSTTSEPRVDESTGDMPLSIPQRVPRLRLFAGPPPAGYSALPLVEVRRLGESFAVEDYLPPPLAVPLGSPLGERCDRLTLRIRQKAANLMETLRAQGQEPSVLAEQQRQLRWLVAGLPPFEALLRLDGSHPFTLYVALCALAGQLSQVGEVRIPPAFPAYDHADVLRSFEAVLAFVEGALEGGLAEAYTRVPLTPEANGFSTRLLAAWTGREMVLEVRGRAGATRQEVLGWMTGCRIGSDSRHRQMRETRTLGARRELIEPPVGLVPRPGALLFSLEPSAFYLRPDERLLIENTLEPREEQAASDMNLLIRNTP; translated from the coding sequence ATGAGCGTCCATCCCTCACTTCCCGCCGCCGTGCAGTGGCATGAAGGCATGCTGCTGGCCCCCCAACACTTCCAGGTCCAGGAGGAGCGCCACGAGGCGCTGCTCCACTTCCATCTCAGCCAGGCGGCCCCGTTTCATTGGGGCATCCGCCGGTTGGAATATGACCGCTCCCGACTGCTCACGGGCCACCTGCAGGTGCGGACGCTGGAGGCCCTGCTGCCCGATGGCCTGGTCCTCTCCTACGCCGCAGCCGAGGGGGCCGAGCCCCTCCAGCTCTCCCTGTCGGAACTCAAGGACGTGGATTGGCGCGATCCCGTCCGGCTGCACGTGGCGGTGCCGTCGGAGCGACTGGGAGAGCCCAGCCGCTATGTCTCCACCACCAGTGAGCCGCGTGTCGACGAGAGCACCGGGGACATGCCCCTGAGCATTCCCCAGCGCGTGCCCCGGCTGCGGCTGTTCGCCGGCCCGCCCCCGGCCGGCTACAGCGCCCTCCCTCTCGTCGAGGTGCGCCGCCTGGGGGAATCCTTCGCCGTGGAGGACTACCTGCCACCACCCCTGGCCGTGCCCCTCGGCTCGCCGCTCGGCGAGCGATGTGACCGGCTCACCCTGCGCATCCGGCAGAAGGCCGCGAATCTGATGGAGACCCTGCGCGCCCAGGGCCAGGAGCCCTCCGTGCTCGCCGAGCAGCAACGGCAGCTGCGCTGGCTGGTGGCCGGGTTGCCTCCCTTCGAGGCGCTGCTGCGGCTGGACGGCTCGCACCCCTTCACCCTTTATGTCGCCCTCTGCGCGCTCGCCGGTCAGCTGTCGCAGGTGGGCGAGGTGCGCATTCCGCCCGCCTTCCCCGCCTACGACCACGCCGATGTCCTGCGCTCCTTCGAGGCAGTGCTCGCCTTCGTCGAGGGCGCGCTGGAAGGAGGCCTGGCCGAGGCCTACACCCGCGTCCCGCTCACGCCCGAGGCCAATGGCTTCTCCACCCGCCTGCTCGCCGCCTGGACGGGCCGCGAGATGGTGCTCGAGGTCCGGGGCCGGGCGGGAGCGACGCGGCAGGAGGTGCTCGGGTGGATGACGGGCTGTCGCATCGGCTCGGACAGCCGCCACCGGCAGATGCGCGAGACACGGACGCTCGGGGCCCGGCGCGAGCTCATCGAGCCGCCCGTGGGGCTCGTTCCCCGCCCCGGGGCGCTGCTCTTCTCACTGGAGCCCAGCGCCTTCTACCTGCGGCCGGATGAGCGGCTGCTGATCGAGAACACCCTGGAGCCCCGCGAGGAACAGGCCGCTTCCGACATGAACCTGCTCATCCGCAATACGCCCTGA
- a CDS encoding DotU family type IV/VI secretion system protein translates to MSSHVRSSPLPSWQDPGPLQDSAPFARRSEFFAEPVRTSMVLERTRALFTELLQLSQRLRVISRPSGQVLPGPSVEEIRQRLLARVEQQTRLEGAPRGSLQERQLEQCRYVLATFADELLVNTPWYGRDAWREGLLEDVLFGTHHAGERIFEDVQRLLRDRDPTQAEMADVYLLALALGFQGRYRDHGEEALLHELQRQLFVLAHQRQPEPDAPSRRLMPQAYAHTLDERTDRRLAPRWPWAAAIGATLLVFVSSTFITRAVRAPETPRPTLQETRP, encoded by the coding sequence ATGAGTTCCCATGTCCGTTCATCCCCGCTTCCCTCCTGGCAGGACCCTGGCCCGCTCCAGGATTCCGCCCCGTTCGCACGGCGCTCGGAGTTCTTCGCCGAACCGGTGCGGACGTCCATGGTGCTCGAGCGCACCCGCGCCCTGTTCACGGAGCTGCTCCAACTCAGTCAGCGCCTGAGGGTCATCTCCCGGCCCTCGGGCCAAGTGCTGCCGGGTCCCAGCGTGGAGGAGATCCGCCAGCGGCTGCTGGCGCGCGTGGAGCAACAGACCCGGCTGGAGGGAGCGCCGCGCGGCTCGCTCCAGGAGCGTCAGTTGGAGCAGTGCCGCTATGTGCTGGCCACCTTCGCCGACGAGCTGCTCGTCAACACGCCCTGGTATGGCCGCGACGCATGGCGCGAGGGCCTGCTGGAGGACGTGCTCTTTGGCACCCACCACGCGGGCGAGCGCATCTTCGAGGACGTGCAGCGGCTGCTAAGGGATCGGGATCCCACGCAGGCCGAGATGGCGGACGTCTACCTGCTGGCGCTCGCGCTCGGCTTCCAGGGCCGCTACCGCGATCACGGCGAGGAGGCGCTGCTGCACGAGCTGCAACGCCAGCTCTTCGTACTCGCCCACCAGCGCCAGCCCGAGCCCGACGCGCCCTCGCGCCGGCTGATGCCCCAGGCTTACGCCCACACGCTGGATGAGCGCACGGACCGGCGGCTCGCGCCGCGCTGGCCCTGGGCCGCCGCCATCGGCGCCACGCTGCTCGTCTTCGTGTCCAGCACCTTCATCACGCGTGCCGTGCGCGCGCCGGAAACCCCTCGCCCCACGCTCCAGGAGACCCGTCCATGA
- a CDS encoding type VI secretion protein IcmF/TssM N-terminal domain-containing protein, translating into MTALQTSPIDLALERMGATGAHRHRRYQLPWLMLLGEPGVGRTSLAAGAHLRRPYGAPTRREMDASGWGVWLFDQGAIIDMPGMTEKPGPEFRGVLQDLLRVRGQRPIDGVMLAVPATDLTGPQALDDVGLDRKARELFTGLRSLRGELGVRCPIYVVITKCDVLPGFPAYCRALPAHLREEMLGWSSPHSAREPYSPAWVDEAFGHIQQELCDTQLELFAAGQGARSERESAFLFPSELRALAEPLRRLLDGVFQSSPYAEPALLRGLYFCGDPNAEGNTQRGRSGNLEPRTPAFVTQLLERKVFPESGLASPEAGALSKNQRQVTLLRVGLAVSVLLGLLLLVLVGFGGPGARSVLRGDENEFLSPNQQLVSPNHRYALMYQEDGNLVLYDLEGNRPRWRSNTQGKRAWRVVMQEDGNFVVYQSRAEAVWASKTQGQRDSQLVLGDDGVLLVRGQNGQTRWSSETDKGRVTDGLQAEAPTPTPPPRGQVYIVQPGDIVFNIAQRFLGDGNQWPRIVEANPGINKDNLTAGQRLVIPKRYP; encoded by the coding sequence ATGACCGCCCTCCAGACTTCGCCCATCGACCTCGCCCTCGAACGCATGGGGGCCACCGGGGCGCATCGCCACCGCCGCTATCAGCTGCCCTGGCTCATGCTCCTGGGCGAGCCAGGCGTGGGCAGGACATCCCTGGCGGCGGGCGCCCATCTGCGCCGGCCCTATGGCGCGCCCACCCGCCGGGAGATGGACGCGAGCGGCTGGGGGGTGTGGCTCTTCGACCAGGGCGCCATCATCGACATGCCCGGCATGACGGAGAAGCCAGGGCCCGAGTTCCGGGGCGTGCTCCAGGATCTGCTGCGCGTACGAGGCCAGCGGCCCATCGACGGCGTGATGCTGGCGGTGCCCGCCACGGACCTCACCGGCCCCCAGGCGCTCGACGACGTGGGGCTGGACCGCAAGGCGCGCGAGCTCTTCACGGGACTGCGGTCGCTGCGCGGGGAGCTCGGCGTGCGCTGTCCCATCTATGTCGTCATCACCAAGTGCGACGTGCTGCCCGGCTTCCCGGCCTATTGCCGTGCCCTGCCGGCCCACCTGCGCGAGGAGATGCTCGGCTGGTCCAGTCCCCACTCGGCCCGCGAGCCCTATTCGCCGGCCTGGGTGGACGAGGCCTTCGGGCACATCCAGCAGGAGCTGTGCGACACGCAGTTGGAGCTGTTCGCCGCTGGCCAGGGCGCACGGTCCGAGCGCGAGTCCGCCTTCCTCTTCCCCTCCGAGCTCCGGGCTCTGGCCGAGCCCCTGCGGCGGCTGCTCGATGGCGTCTTCCAGTCCAGCCCGTACGCCGAGCCCGCGCTGCTGCGGGGCCTCTACTTCTGCGGAGATCCCAACGCGGAGGGCAACACCCAGCGGGGCCGCAGCGGCAACCTGGAGCCCCGCACGCCCGCCTTCGTCACCCAGCTGCTCGAGCGCAAGGTCTTTCCCGAGAGCGGCCTGGCGAGCCCCGAGGCCGGCGCCCTGAGCAAGAACCAGCGGCAGGTGACGCTCCTGCGGGTGGGACTCGCGGTGAGCGTGCTGCTGGGACTACTGCTGCTCGTCCTCGTGGGCTTCGGCGGCCCGGGGGCGCGGTCGGTGCTGCGCGGCGACGAGAACGAGTTCCTCTCGCCCAACCAACAGCTCGTCTCGCCCAACCATCGCTACGCCCTGATGTACCAGGAGGACGGCAACCTCGTGCTCTATGACCTCGAGGGCAACCGCCCGCGCTGGCGGTCGAACACCCAGGGCAAGCGGGCCTGGCGCGTGGTGATGCAGGAGGATGGCAACTTCGTCGTCTACCAGTCGCGTGCCGAGGCGGTGTGGGCGAGCAAGACCCAGGGCCAGCGCGACAGCCAGTTGGTGCTCGGCGATGACGGCGTGCTGCTCGTGCGCGGACAGAACGGGCAGACGCGCTGGTCGAGTGAAACGGACAAGGGCCGGGTGACCGACGGGCTCCAGGCCGAAGCGCCGACGCCAACGCCCCCGCCTCGGGGCCAAGTCTACATCGTCCAGCCGGGCGACATCGTCTTCAACATCGCCCAGCGCTTCCTGGGCGATGGCAACCAGTGGCCTCGCATCGTGGAGGCCAATCCCGGCATCAACAAGGACAACCTCACCGCCGGTCAGCGGCTCGTCATTCCCAAGAGGTATCCATGA
- the tssA gene encoding type VI secretion system protein TssA: protein MSPVSEELEPLLRPISPETPSGGNLRYEPIYDQIREARREDDASLPQGVWRTALKVANWERVAELCQQALSRETKDLQLAVWLTDAWLSQRGVPGLERGMALLTALVERFWDTLWPALDPEDPEARLSPVKWLDDRLPLTLARVPLVWPRTPETLTLGDWQQLLRREKQVLGQPEQAREPEAAPEEEEPLTRETFLAAASRLPAAALTTSGEQVTLALTAATRLEEALDGHLGRTSAALRRTRGVLEELRALLTQLGGARPAPSPAGRPGAASTAHPAPSLPDGVAGSLQSRAEAYRLLSLAADYLMSTEPHSPVPYLVKRAMAWGDMPLGQLLGELVPDSSGLASIHTLLGMKTPE from the coding sequence ATGAGCCCCGTGTCCGAGGAGCTCGAGCCGCTGCTGCGGCCCATCTCTCCCGAGACCCCCTCGGGCGGGAACCTGCGCTACGAGCCCATCTATGATCAGATCCGCGAGGCGCGCCGCGAGGACGACGCCTCCCTGCCCCAGGGCGTGTGGCGGACCGCGCTCAAGGTCGCCAACTGGGAGCGGGTGGCCGAGCTGTGCCAGCAGGCCCTCTCACGGGAGACCAAGGACCTGCAGCTCGCCGTCTGGCTCACGGACGCCTGGCTGTCGCAGCGGGGCGTGCCCGGACTGGAGCGGGGAATGGCGCTGCTCACCGCCCTGGTGGAGCGCTTCTGGGACACCCTGTGGCCCGCCCTCGACCCGGAGGATCCGGAGGCCCGGCTCTCCCCGGTGAAATGGCTCGATGACCGGTTGCCTCTCACACTCGCCCGGGTGCCCCTGGTGTGGCCGAGAACGCCCGAGACCTTGACCCTGGGCGACTGGCAACAGCTCCTGAGGCGCGAGAAGCAGGTCCTCGGCCAACCCGAGCAGGCGCGGGAGCCGGAGGCGGCGCCCGAGGAAGAGGAGCCCCTGACCCGGGAGACATTCCTCGCGGCGGCCTCCCGACTGCCAGCGGCGGCGCTCACCACGAGCGGCGAGCAGGTGACGCTCGCGCTCACGGCGGCCACGCGGCTGGAGGAGGCGCTCGATGGACACCTGGGACGCACGTCCGCGGCGCTCCGTCGCACCCGGGGAGTCCTGGAGGAGCTGCGTGCCCTGCTCACCCAATTGGGCGGCGCGCGTCCCGCCCCTTCTCCCGCGGGGAGGCCTGGCGCCGCGTCCACCGCGCACCCGGCCCCGTCCCTCCCGGACGGAGTGGCGGGCTCGCTCCAGAGCCGCGCCGAGGCCTACCGGCTGTTGTCCCTCGCCGCCGACTACCTGATGAGCACCGAGCCCCACAGCCCCGTGCCCTACCTCGTCAAGCGCGCCATGGCCTGGGGCGACATGCCCCTGGGCCAGCTCCTCGGCGAGCTCGTGCCCGATTCCTCGGGCCTCGCGTCCATCCACACCTTGCTCGGCATGAAGACGCCGGAGTGA
- the tssC gene encoding type VI secretion system contractile sheath large subunit has translation MAYRESFQHKLDRIRPPRVQITYDVEIGDAVEQKELPLVVGVLSDLAGQRQGLPRMRERKFVEIDRDNFDKVMASIGPELKLSVADKLQGGDAKMNVELRFPRIDAFLPHQVVQDVEPLRALLEARGRMVDLLAKLDGNDALVEKLKAVLADEASVQKLEAELKADPAPAEDPAAPGVLAGILQEGKLARDEAQATRARELVKEFVEQARALQATPQMDLVSLIGQAITRVDTRMGEQLDEVLHAPAFQKLEASWRGLHLLVSSSETGTNLKLRVMHATMKELLDDMERAPEFDQSVLFKKVYEEEYGTFGGQPYGVLIGDYEFGRGPRDLALLESISHVAAAAHAPFIAAASPQLFDLDSFAQIGAPRDLARLFESTELIRWRGFRESEDSRYTALVLPHILLRLPYGPDTVPVEGFQYQEDVDGSDHHKYLWGNAAYALGQRITDAFSLYQWCANIRGMEGGGVVSDLPTHTFRTDEGDIAQKCPTEIAITDRREKELSDLGFITLCHCKGTDYAAFFGSQTVNRPRRYDTPQATANAELSSQLPYLMAASRFAHYLKVIMRDKIGGFTSRQEISNFLNRWIEQYVQLNDEASFAIKARQPLREARVEVTEEPSRPGAYRAVVFLRPHFQLTELTASIRLVSKLPAAAN, from the coding sequence ATGGCCTATCGAGAAAGCTTTCAGCACAAGTTGGACCGCATCCGTCCTCCCCGCGTGCAGATCACCTACGACGTGGAGATCGGCGACGCGGTGGAGCAGAAGGAACTGCCCCTGGTGGTCGGCGTCCTCTCGGACCTAGCGGGCCAGCGGCAGGGCCTGCCCCGGATGCGCGAGCGCAAGTTCGTGGAGATCGACCGCGACAACTTCGACAAGGTGATGGCGTCCATCGGGCCCGAACTCAAACTGAGCGTGGCGGACAAACTCCAGGGCGGAGACGCCAAGATGAACGTGGAGCTGCGTTTTCCTCGCATCGACGCGTTCCTGCCCCATCAGGTCGTCCAGGACGTCGAGCCACTGCGCGCGCTGCTGGAGGCCCGGGGACGCATGGTGGATCTGCTGGCCAAGCTGGATGGCAATGACGCGCTGGTGGAGAAGCTCAAGGCCGTGCTGGCGGACGAGGCGAGCGTGCAGAAGCTCGAGGCCGAGCTGAAGGCGGACCCCGCTCCGGCCGAGGATCCGGCGGCCCCGGGTGTGCTCGCGGGCATCCTCCAGGAAGGCAAGCTGGCGCGCGATGAAGCCCAGGCCACCCGCGCCCGCGAACTGGTGAAGGAGTTCGTGGAGCAGGCGCGCGCCCTCCAGGCCACGCCCCAGATGGATCTGGTGTCGCTCATCGGCCAGGCCATCACCCGGGTGGACACCCGGATGGGCGAGCAGCTGGACGAGGTGCTGCACGCGCCCGCCTTCCAGAAGCTGGAGGCGTCGTGGCGGGGTCTGCACCTGCTCGTGTCCAGCAGCGAGACGGGCACGAACCTCAAGCTGCGGGTGATGCACGCGACCATGAAGGAACTGCTGGACGACATGGAGCGCGCGCCCGAATTCGACCAGAGCGTGCTCTTCAAGAAGGTGTACGAGGAGGAGTACGGCACCTTCGGTGGACAGCCCTACGGCGTGCTCATCGGAGACTACGAATTCGGCCGCGGGCCCAGGGACCTGGCGCTGCTGGAATCCATCTCCCATGTGGCCGCCGCCGCCCACGCGCCCTTCATCGCCGCGGCCAGTCCCCAGCTGTTCGACCTGGACAGCTTCGCCCAGATTGGCGCCCCGCGGGATCTGGCGCGCCTGTTCGAGAGCACGGAGCTCATCCGCTGGCGCGGCTTCCGTGAATCCGAGGACTCGCGCTACACGGCGCTCGTGCTGCCCCACATCCTGCTGCGGCTGCCCTACGGCCCGGACACGGTGCCGGTGGAGGGCTTCCAATACCAAGAGGATGTCGACGGTAGCGATCACCACAAGTACCTCTGGGGCAACGCGGCCTATGCCCTGGGCCAGCGCATCACCGACGCCTTCTCGCTCTACCAGTGGTGCGCCAACATCCGGGGCATGGAGGGCGGCGGCGTGGTCTCGGACCTGCCCACCCACACCTTCCGCACCGACGAGGGGGACATCGCCCAGAAGTGCCCCACCGAGATCGCCATCACCGACCGGCGTGAGAAGGAATTGAGCGACCTGGGCTTCATCACCCTCTGCCACTGCAAGGGCACGGACTACGCGGCCTTCTTCGGCTCGCAGACGGTCAACAGGCCGCGCCGCTACGACACGCCCCAGGCCACGGCCAACGCGGAGCTGTCCTCGCAGCTGCCCTACCTGATGGCCGCCTCGCGCTTCGCGCACTACTTGAAGGTCATCATGCGCGACAAGATTGGAGGCTTCACCTCACGGCAGGAGATCTCCAACTTCCTCAACCGGTGGATCGAGCAGTACGTGCAGCTCAACGACGAGGCCTCCTTCGCCATCAAGGCCCGGCAGCCGCTGCGAGAAGCGCGCGTGGAGGTCACCGAGGAGCCCTCCCGCCCGGGCGCCTACCGCGCCGTGGTGTTCCTGCGCCCGCATTTCCAGCTCACCGAGCTGACGGCGTCCATCCGCCTCGTCTCCAAGCTACCCGCGGCCGCCAACTGA
- a CDS encoding Hcp family type VI secretion system effector: MASNISIKFDGLPGSSTATASKEEIELLSYNHGITLPIASNAASNDTRSVGNVSHQDMKIVKMADKATPQLCAACCSGKVLTKATLTVRTTKDNATTKVFTYELEKVIVSSVSYSAGTSGEITETVSLNYTAITWNQGAVNNSAGWSLEKNEKTK; this comes from the coding sequence ATGGCATCCAACATCAGCATCAAATTCGACGGACTCCCCGGCAGTTCCACCGCCACCGCCTCCAAGGAGGAGATCGAGCTGCTGTCCTACAACCACGGCATCACCCTGCCGATCGCCTCCAACGCGGCTTCCAACGACACCCGCTCGGTGGGCAACGTCAGCCATCAGGACATGAAGATCGTCAAGATGGCGGACAAGGCGACGCCCCAGCTGTGCGCGGCGTGCTGCTCGGGAAAGGTCCTGACCAAGGCCACCCTCACCGTGCGCACCACCAAGGACAACGCCACCACCAAGGTCTTCACCTATGAGCTGGAGAAGGTGATCGTCAGCTCGGTGTCCTACAGCGCTGGCACCAGCGGCGAGATCACGGAAACGGTCTCGCTCAACTACACGGCCATCACCTGGAACCAGGGCGCGGTGAAC